A genomic window from Acinetobacter lwoffii includes:
- a CDS encoding type 1 glutamine amidotransferase domain-containing protein, translated as MKILMVLTSHDQLGDTGKKTGFWLEELAAPYYTFVDAGAEVVLASPAGGQPPLDPKSNEPDAQTETTKRFEADEVAMQALANTHKLSEVLNQDFDAVFYPGGHGPLWDLAKDQNSISLIEQTLQADKPVALVCHAPGVLREVKDAEGHSIVEGKTVTGFTNTEEDGVGLTDVVPFLVEDMLKEKGGKYSKTEDWQVYVQQDGLLITGQNPASSAATAEALLKLLKLLKLLK; from the coding sequence ATGAAAATCTTGATGGTACTGACTTCACATGACCAGCTGGGTGATACTGGCAAAAAAACCGGCTTCTGGCTGGAAGAACTGGCTGCACCCTATTACACCTTTGTTGATGCAGGCGCAGAGGTAGTTTTGGCATCTCCTGCAGGTGGTCAGCCACCGCTAGATCCGAAAAGTAATGAGCCGGATGCGCAAACCGAAACCACCAAACGCTTTGAAGCAGATGAAGTGGCCATGCAGGCTCTTGCCAATACACATAAGTTGAGTGAAGTCTTAAATCAGGATTTTGATGCCGTGTTCTATCCGGGTGGTCACGGTCCATTATGGGATCTAGCCAAAGACCAGAATTCTATTTCTTTAATTGAGCAGACTTTACAGGCAGATAAACCTGTTGCGCTGGTCTGTCATGCACCGGGTGTACTTCGTGAAGTCAAAGATGCCGAAGGTCATTCGATTGTAGAAGGCAAGACAGTCACCGGTTTTACTAATACCGAAGAAGACGGCGTAGGCCTAACCGATGTTGTCCCATTTCTAGTGGAAGACATGCTGAAAGAAAAAGGTGGGAAATATTCCAAAACTGAGGACTGGCAGGTATACGTGCAACAAGATGGTCTGCTCATTACTGGACAAAACCCCGCCTCTTCTGCTGCAACGGCTGAAGCTTTATTAAAATTATTAAAATTATTAAAATTATTAAAGTAG
- a CDS encoding LysR family transcriptional regulator, with protein sequence MKVDWDHLRFFLVLARAKTLTNAARLIGVEHSTVARRIQALESTLGTQLFKREATGYELTSEGLALVPRVEQMEQSFIQIDKRHDPLQGRVRIGAPEGFGTAFLARLLAEFSQHYPLLTIDLIPVPKAIKLSHREADIVIAIDRPKSGPYIITRLSNYCLKLYGSQHYLQQNPEIKKLEDLQQHRFVDYIDDLVYSTALYSLERLPLQVSACFRSNSILAQEIAVRAGAGLAILPKFLVNDKSELKEVLGDQVSFTHTFWMLTLVDLQHEPKIKLVWDFLRKQADLQQDLLMGR encoded by the coding sequence ATGAAAGTAGATTGGGATCATTTACGTTTTTTTCTGGTTTTAGCACGTGCTAAAACGCTCACCAATGCAGCACGCTTGATTGGGGTTGAACATAGCACCGTAGCGCGGCGGATTCAGGCTTTGGAAAGTACTTTAGGTACGCAATTGTTTAAGCGCGAAGCCACCGGTTATGAACTGACCTCGGAAGGTCTGGCACTGGTGCCACGTGTCGAACAGATGGAACAGTCCTTTATCCAGATTGACAAGCGCCACGACCCTTTGCAAGGTCGGGTTCGGATTGGCGCGCCAGAAGGCTTTGGCACGGCATTTTTAGCCCGTCTTTTGGCAGAGTTTTCCCAACATTATCCTTTGTTGACCATTGACCTGATTCCGGTGCCGAAGGCGATCAAACTTTCACATCGAGAAGCCGATATTGTGATCGCGATTGACCGGCCCAAATCTGGTCCGTATATCATTACTCGTTTGTCTAATTACTGCCTAAAACTGTATGGCAGCCAGCATTATTTACAGCAAAATCCGGAAATTAAAAAACTGGAAGACCTCCAGCAGCACCGTTTTGTCGATTATATTGATGATCTGGTCTATAGCACTGCACTATATTCGCTAGAGCGTCTTCCCTTGCAGGTCAGTGCCTGTTTTCGCAGTAACAGCATTCTGGCGCAGGAAATTGCCGTGCGTGCAGGTGCTGGACTGGCTATTTTACCGAAATTCCTGGTCAATGATAAAAGCGAACTCAAAGAGGTTTTGGGCGATCAGGTCAGTTTTACCCATACTTTCTGGATGCTGACGCTAGTCGATCTTCAACATGAACCAAAAATAAAACTGGTCTGGGATTTCCTGCGCAAGCAGGCTGATCTTCAGCAAGATCTGTTAATGGGCAGATGA
- a CDS encoding acyl-CoA dehydrogenase family protein yields the protein MQLTEEQHLIQDMAKSFAQEQIKPFAGEWDQKGIFPKDALAQMGELGFLGMLIPEEWGGSGTGTLAYVLALEEVAAADGATSAIMSVHNSVGCVPIFKFGTEQQKQQFLKPLAQGEMIGAFALTEPHTGSDAAAIKTRAVKDGDHYIINGAKQFITSGHNAGMIIVFAVTDPGAGKKGMSAFLVPRDTPGYEVIRVEEKLGLHASDTCQIALTDVRIHESLRLGAEGEGLKIALANLEGGRIGIAAQAVGLARAALEEATVYAHDRVAFGKPIFEQQAISFRLASMATEIEAARQLVHFAARKKEAGEACLTEASMAKLFASEMAERVCSKALQIFGGYGYLKDFPIERIYRDARICQIYEGTSDIQRLVIARSL from the coding sequence ATGCAATTAACGGAAGAACAACACCTGATTCAGGATATGGCCAAAAGCTTCGCCCAGGAACAGATTAAACCCTTTGCCGGCGAGTGGGATCAAAAAGGCATCTTTCCCAAAGATGCCTTGGCTCAAATGGGAGAGCTGGGTTTTCTGGGGATGCTGATTCCCGAGGAATGGGGCGGTTCGGGCACAGGCACGCTGGCTTATGTCTTGGCCTTAGAAGAAGTCGCTGCGGCTGATGGTGCAACATCCGCGATTATGAGCGTACATAACTCGGTGGGTTGTGTGCCGATTTTCAAGTTCGGCACGGAACAGCAAAAGCAGCAATTTCTAAAGCCTTTGGCCCAAGGTGAAATGATTGGTGCCTTTGCCTTAACCGAACCACATACCGGATCGGATGCTGCCGCGATTAAAACCCGGGCGGTCAAGGACGGCGATCATTACATCATCAATGGCGCCAAACAGTTTATTACTTCTGGCCACAATGCCGGGATGATTATTGTGTTTGCCGTGACTGATCCAGGCGCGGGCAAAAAAGGCATGAGTGCATTTTTAGTGCCGCGCGACACACCTGGCTATGAAGTGATTCGGGTGGAAGAAAAACTCGGCCTGCATGCTTCGGATACCTGTCAGATTGCCTTAACCGATGTCCGCATTCATGAAAGTTTAAGACTCGGTGCCGAAGGCGAAGGTTTAAAAATCGCCTTGGCCAATCTGGAAGGCGGGCGGATCGGTATTGCCGCACAGGCGGTTGGCTTGGCACGTGCCGCATTGGAAGAAGCCACTGTTTATGCGCACGACCGCGTGGCTTTTGGCAAACCTATTTTTGAACAGCAGGCGATTTCTTTCAGGTTGGCCAGTATGGCGACTGAAATTGAAGCGGCACGGCAACTGGTACATTTTGCAGCACGCAAAAAAGAAGCCGGTGAAGCCTGTTTAACCGAAGCCTCCATGGCCAAGCTATTTGCTTCAGAAATGGCAGAACGTGTCTGCTCCAAAGCGCTGCAGATTTTTGGCGGCTACGGTTATCTCAAAGATTTCCCGATTGAGCGGATTTATCGGGATGCGCGGATTTGTCAGATTTATGAAGGCACCAGCGATATTCAGCGCTTGGTGATTGCACGCAGCCTCTAA
- a CDS encoding CaiB/BaiF CoA transferase family protein: MGALTGFRVLDLSRILAGPWCSQILADLGAEVIKIEKPDHGDDTRIWGPPWLKNNQQQDTHESAYYLSANRGKHSVAIDLSTPEGQSIIKKLAEQSDVVIENYKAGSLKRYGLDYESLSQLNPRLVYCSITGFGQNGPRAQEPGYDFIVQGMGGMMSVTGERDDLPGGGPQKAGLAFADLTTGLYAAIAIQAALLSREKTGEGQYIDMALLDTQVASLSVLAMNYLTSGKVPGRFGNAHANIVPYQVFKAQEGEFIIACGNDLQFQALCQAVGLTKVAEDPRFLKNSGRITHREELTTVLQAHFYTRPAKTWVDLIHAVKVPVGMINDLKQTLQEEQVLARDMVIQMPHTLREDYTSIGSPIKLSKTPVEYKKAPPCLGEDTDAILSQYLSSAEMEELKSKKVIQQR, from the coding sequence ATGGGTGCCTTAACAGGATTTCGTGTACTGGATTTAAGCCGGATTTTGGCTGGGCCCTGGTGTAGCCAGATTCTGGCTGATCTGGGTGCAGAAGTGATCAAGATTGAAAAACCGGATCATGGGGATGATACCCGTATCTGGGGACCACCCTGGCTTAAAAACAATCAGCAGCAAGATACCCATGAATCAGCTTATTACCTGTCAGCCAACCGTGGCAAGCACTCGGTTGCAATCGATTTATCTACACCTGAAGGCCAAAGTATTATCAAAAAACTTGCTGAACAAAGCGATGTAGTCATTGAAAACTATAAAGCCGGTTCGTTGAAACGATATGGGCTGGATTATGAAAGTCTGAGTCAGCTAAATCCGCGACTGGTATATTGTTCCATTACCGGTTTTGGCCAGAACGGTCCGCGTGCGCAAGAGCCGGGTTATGATTTTATCGTTCAGGGAATGGGTGGCATGATGAGTGTCACTGGCGAACGTGACGATCTGCCCGGTGGTGGCCCGCAAAAAGCAGGTCTGGCCTTTGCAGATTTGACCACCGGCTTGTATGCCGCAATTGCCATTCAGGCGGCTTTGTTGTCCCGTGAGAAAACCGGTGAAGGTCAGTATATTGATATGGCACTGTTAGATACTCAGGTTGCTTCCCTCTCTGTTCTGGCCATGAATTATCTCACCTCAGGCAAAGTACCCGGTCGCTTCGGAAATGCACATGCCAATATTGTGCCCTATCAGGTGTTTAAAGCCCAGGAAGGTGAATTTATTATTGCCTGTGGCAACGATCTGCAATTTCAAGCTTTGTGTCAGGCCGTTGGTTTGACTAAGGTGGCAGAAGATCCTCGCTTCCTGAAAAATTCTGGACGTATTACACATCGTGAAGAACTGACCACAGTTCTACAGGCTCATTTCTATACTCGACCGGCAAAAACCTGGGTGGATCTGATTCATGCGGTTAAAGTACCAGTAGGAATGATCAATGACCTGAAACAGACTTTGCAAGAAGAACAGGTATTGGCACGCGATATGGTGATTCAGATGCCGCATACCTTACGTGAAGATTACACCTCAATCGGTTCACCGATTAAACTCTCCAAGACACCGGTAGAATATAAAAAGGCCCCACCTTGTCTGGGTGAAGATACCGATGCCATTTTGAGTCAATATTTAAGTTCTGCTGAAATGGAAGAACTGAAAAGCAAAAAAGTCATCCAGCAGCGATAA
- the mmsB gene encoding 3-hydroxyisobutyrate dehydrogenase has product MKIAFIGLGNMGGSMAQNLLKSGHQVFGYDLSAVALQHFAQAGGIVCDSPQAAAKQAEIVVSMLPAAKHVREVYLGEHGILEVLQAGSLCIDSSTIDPQTIQEVAAAAQAKQIRVCDAPVSGGTLGAKDGTLTFMVGANDATFEAVKPVLGCMGKNLVHCGAVGTGQVAKICNNLILGISMTAVAEGMALGAKLGIDPQALAGVINSSTGRCWSSEIYNPWPDICVNAPSSRGYTDGFAAQLMLKDLGLAVDAAQQVDQPVVLGSMVQKLYQQLCQEGDAHLDFSSIMHQYTTPPA; this is encoded by the coding sequence ATGAAGATTGCATTTATTGGTTTAGGCAACATGGGCGGTTCCATGGCGCAAAACCTGCTCAAGTCGGGTCATCAAGTTTTTGGTTATGACTTAAGTGCAGTGGCTTTACAGCATTTTGCACAAGCGGGCGGTATCGTCTGCGACAGTCCACAAGCTGCCGCGAAGCAGGCGGAGATCGTGGTCAGCATGTTGCCCGCCGCCAAGCATGTGCGTGAAGTCTATTTAGGTGAACACGGTATTCTGGAGGTGCTTCAAGCAGGCAGCTTATGTATCGACAGCAGCACCATTGATCCACAAACCATTCAGGAGGTTGCTGCAGCAGCGCAAGCCAAGCAGATTCGCGTCTGTGATGCACCAGTATCCGGTGGTACTTTAGGTGCAAAAGATGGCACTTTAACCTTCATGGTCGGTGCAAATGATGCCACCTTTGAGGCCGTCAAACCGGTTCTTGGCTGTATGGGTAAAAATCTGGTGCATTGTGGTGCGGTGGGAACAGGACAGGTTGCAAAAATCTGTAATAACCTGATTCTGGGGATTTCCATGACTGCGGTGGCAGAAGGGATGGCACTCGGTGCCAAACTGGGCATTGATCCACAGGCCTTGGCTGGCGTGATTAACAGTTCCACCGGACGCTGCTGGAGTTCGGAAATTTATAATCCGTGGCCCGATATTTGTGTCAATGCGCCGTCATCGCGGGGTTATACCGACGGTTTTGCCGCACAACTGATGCTCAAAGATTTGGGCTTGGCCGTGGATGCTGCGCAACAGGTGGATCAGCCGGTGGTTCTGGGCAGCATGGTACAAAAACTCTATCAACAACTGTGTCAGGAAGGCGATGCCCATCTGGACTTTTCCAGCATCATGCATCAATACACTACGCCACCTGCTTAA
- a CDS encoding MFS transporter → MTDLARELEKIKPTTKRTQQIAFIFAFLALLVDGADMLLLSFSLNSLKAEFGLSNLQAGTLGSFTLAGMAIGGFIGGWACDRLGRVRTVVISILVFSILTAALGFAQNFEQFAVLRFLSAFGIGSLYIAANTLMAEYVPTEYRTTVLGTLQAGWTVGYIVATVLAGWIIPEYGWRTLFFIAIIPSVMAIFIQKLVPEPESWQRARLQRLYAPAEITAQQPAKKSTVKEIFADPANRRMFILWIFTAGFLQFGYYGVNNWMPAYLESELHMNFKSMAGYMIGTYVAMIFGKILAGFAADRLGRRAVFSFGAIGTAIFLPVIVLFNTPDNIAYLLIFFGFLYGIPYAINATYMTESFATSIRGTAVGGAYNAGRIGAMFAPAIIGAAASGGSIGLGFLIMGGAYFLCGAVSGIFIKDRQYDPQKA, encoded by the coding sequence ATGACGGATTTAGCTAGAGAATTAGAAAAGATTAAACCTACGACCAAACGAACCCAGCAAATTGCTTTTATTTTCGCCTTTCTGGCTTTACTGGTAGATGGCGCGGACATGTTGCTGTTGTCTTTCAGTTTAAATAGCCTGAAAGCAGAGTTTGGTCTCAGTAATCTGCAGGCTGGTACACTAGGCAGTTTTACCTTGGCAGGTATGGCGATTGGTGGCTTTATAGGGGGCTGGGCCTGTGACCGTCTGGGCCGTGTACGTACCGTAGTCATTTCGATTCTGGTATTTTCCATATTGACCGCAGCCTTAGGCTTTGCACAGAACTTTGAACAATTTGCTGTTTTACGCTTCCTTTCTGCCTTTGGCATAGGCTCTTTATATATTGCAGCCAATACGCTCATGGCTGAATATGTTCCAACTGAATATCGCACCACGGTTTTAGGTACCTTACAGGCAGGATGGACCGTCGGTTATATTGTGGCCACGGTACTGGCAGGATGGATCATTCCGGAATATGGCTGGCGAACCCTGTTTTTTATTGCCATTATTCCCTCGGTTATGGCGATTTTTATCCAGAAACTGGTTCCTGAGCCAGAATCCTGGCAGCGTGCACGTTTGCAGCGTCTATATGCCCCAGCTGAAATCACAGCACAGCAGCCTGCCAAAAAAAGCACAGTCAAAGAGATTTTCGCGGATCCTGCGAATCGCAGAATGTTTATTTTGTGGATCTTTACGGCCGGTTTTCTGCAATTTGGCTACTATGGCGTAAACAACTGGATGCCGGCATATCTGGAATCTGAATTGCACATGAATTTTAAATCCATGGCCGGCTATATGATTGGTACTTATGTGGCGATGATTTTCGGAAAAATTCTGGCGGGCTTTGCTGCAGACCGTCTGGGTAGACGCGCTGTCTTTTCGTTTGGAGCAATTGGAACGGCGATTTTCCTGCCCGTGATTGTGCTGTTCAACACCCCCGATAATATTGCCTATCTGCTGATTTTCTTCGGCTTTCTCTATGGTATTCCGTATGCGATTAATGCCACATATATGACTGAAAGCTTTGCGACGTCAATCCGCGGTACAGCAGTCGGTGGTGCCTATAATGCAGGGCGTATTGGGGCCATGTTTGCGCCTGCGATTATTGGCGCAGCAGCCAGTGGTGGTTCAATTGGCTTGGGCTTCCTGATTATGGGCGGTGCCTATTTCTTGTGTGGTGCAGTGTCCGGGATCTTTATCAAAGATCGTCAATACGATCCACAAAAGGCATAA
- a CDS encoding CoA-acylating methylmalonate-semialdehyde dehydrogenase: MNAISHPQQSTGFTTAKLLINGEFVESKTSHWQDIINPATQEVLGKVPFATAEEVNAAIAAAQNAFASWRQIPIQARMRIMLKLQDLIRTNLKSIAQVLTAEQGKTLADAEGDIQRGLEVVEHACSVGSLQMGEYIEGVARGVDTYTLQQPLGVCAGITPFNFPAMIPLWMFPMAIVCGNTFVLKPSEQDPLSTMMLVELAIQAGVPAGVLNVVHGGKEVVDLLCTHRDIKAISFVGSTAVGTHVYNLAGQHGKRVQSMMGAKNHVVVMPDANKEQTLNALVGAAFGAAGQRCMALSVAVMVGETKHWVDELVNKTKTLKVNAGHEPNTDVGPVISTRAKARVIDLINSGVEQGAELLLDGRDVQVPGYEKGNFVGPTIFNQVTTDMRIYKEEVFGPVLAIMHVDTLEQAIELINANPFGNGVGLFTQNGNTARTFQNQIDIGQVGINIPIPVPVPFFSFTGSRGSKLGDLGPYGKQAVQFYTQTKTITSRWFEDDQETTGVNTTISLR; encoded by the coding sequence ATGAACGCCATTTCTCATCCACAGCAAAGTACCGGATTCACCACCGCAAAACTTCTCATTAATGGTGAATTTGTCGAATCAAAAACCAGCCATTGGCAAGATATTATCAATCCTGCCACTCAGGAAGTTCTGGGTAAGGTGCCATTTGCTACTGCTGAAGAAGTCAATGCTGCGATTGCGGCTGCGCAAAATGCCTTTGCCAGCTGGCGCCAGATCCCGATTCAGGCCCGTATGCGAATCATGCTGAAACTGCAGGATCTGATTCGTACCAATTTAAAAAGTATTGCCCAAGTCTTAACGGCGGAACAGGGCAAAACCCTAGCCGATGCCGAAGGTGATATCCAGCGCGGCCTAGAAGTGGTGGAGCATGCCTGTTCAGTGGGTTCATTACAAATGGGTGAGTATATTGAGGGTGTGGCACGCGGTGTCGATACCTATACCTTGCAGCAACCATTGGGTGTCTGTGCAGGAATTACCCCGTTTAACTTTCCGGCGATGATTCCACTATGGATGTTCCCGATGGCGATTGTCTGCGGCAACACCTTTGTCTTAAAGCCTTCGGAACAGGATCCACTATCAACCATGATGCTGGTTGAACTGGCGATTCAGGCAGGTGTGCCGGCAGGCGTACTGAATGTGGTCCATGGCGGCAAAGAAGTGGTCGATCTACTGTGTACTCATCGTGACATTAAAGCCATCTCTTTTGTCGGTTCAACCGCGGTCGGTACGCATGTCTATAACCTCGCAGGCCAGCATGGCAAACGTGTGCAGTCGATGATGGGCGCCAAAAACCATGTGGTGGTGATGCCGGATGCCAATAAAGAACAAACCCTAAATGCGTTGGTCGGTGCAGCTTTTGGTGCAGCAGGACAGCGTTGTATGGCACTTTCCGTGGCGGTGATGGTCGGTGAGACCAAGCACTGGGTCGATGAACTGGTCAATAAAACCAAAACCTTAAAGGTGAATGCCGGGCATGAACCGAATACCGATGTTGGACCGGTGATTTCAACCCGTGCCAAAGCGCGTGTCATTGATTTAATTAACAGTGGCGTTGAACAAGGCGCCGAACTGCTACTCGATGGCCGTGATGTACAGGTTCCGGGCTATGAAAAAGGCAATTTTGTCGGGCCAACGATTTTTAATCAGGTTACGACCGATATGCGCATTTATAAAGAAGAAGTGTTTGGCCCGGTACTGGCGATCATGCATGTCGATACTTTAGAGCAGGCCATTGAGCTGATTAATGCCAATCCCTTTGGTAATGGCGTGGGACTGTTCACCCAGAATGGCAATACGGCACGTACCTTCCAGAACCAGATTGATATCGGTCAGGTGGGCATCAACATTCCAATTCCTGTCCCTGTGCCTTTCTTCAGTTTTACCGGTTCACGCGGTTCAAAACTGGGTGATCTAGGTCCTTATGGCAAACAGGCGGTGCAGTTCTATACCCAGACCAAAACCATTACCAGCCGCTGGTTTGAAGATGACCAGGAAACCACTGGTGTCAATACCACAATCAGTCTGCGTTAA
- a CDS encoding AMP-binding protein yields MLNYQTTVQNFDLDAVASQYLSGSMQAVNACYECCDRHADSDAIALYWHGKDGRKEQYSFAELKKYSSQFANFLKSQGIGKGDRVSGLLPRTPELIITILATWRIGAVYQPLFTAFGPKAIEHRIQLAQSKLVVTDLANRDKLSEISNCPPIVTVHAETEAERYPHDLSFWTVLNRQAEACELEILNVDDPFLLMFTSGTTGPAKPLKVPLKALIAFASYMQNAIGLTPEDAFWNIADPGWAYGLYYAITGPLMLGHSTLFYEGGFNAESVCEIVKEYGITNLAGAPTAYRMMMAADPAQMAKLRGKLRVVSSAGEPLNPEVIRWFKEVLDVPIYDHYGQTEVGMVVCNHHALEHPVRSGSAGFASPGYRIAVVDEKEHELAADVPGILAVDISQSPMMWFSGYEESRKSPFVGQYYLTGDTAEIHADGSMSFVGRSDDVITTSGYRVGPFDVESALLEHDAVIEAAVIGVPDPERTEVIKAFVILANNFAASAHLEEELGQFVKKRLSAHAYPRLIEFVTELPKTPSGKIQRFLLRNQEINKQQSKTA; encoded by the coding sequence ATGTTAAATTATCAAACAACAGTTCAAAACTTTGATTTAGATGCGGTTGCAAGTCAGTATCTCTCCGGTTCAATGCAGGCAGTAAATGCCTGTTATGAATGCTGTGACCGTCATGCCGATTCCGATGCCATTGCCTTATACTGGCATGGTAAAGATGGCAGAAAAGAACAATATAGTTTTGCCGAACTCAAAAAATATTCCAGCCAGTTTGCCAACTTTTTAAAGTCTCAAGGCATTGGTAAAGGCGACCGCGTTTCCGGATTATTACCACGTACTCCCGAGTTGATCATTACTATTTTGGCAACCTGGCGGATTGGTGCTGTCTATCAACCCTTATTTACGGCCTTTGGTCCCAAAGCCATCGAGCATCGTATTCAGCTGGCGCAAAGCAAGCTGGTGGTGACTGATCTGGCGAATCGGGACAAATTATCCGAGATCAGCAACTGTCCACCGATTGTGACGGTACATGCCGAAACTGAGGCAGAGCGCTATCCGCACGACCTCAGCTTCTGGACGGTATTAAACCGTCAGGCTGAAGCTTGTGAGCTGGAAATCCTGAATGTCGATGATCCATTTTTATTGATGTTTACCTCCGGTACTACTGGACCAGCGAAACCTCTTAAAGTCCCTTTAAAAGCGCTGATTGCTTTTGCAAGCTATATGCAAAATGCCATTGGTCTAACTCCTGAAGATGCTTTCTGGAATATTGCTGATCCCGGCTGGGCCTACGGTTTGTATTACGCGATTACTGGTCCTTTAATGCTTGGACACTCGACCTTGTTTTATGAAGGCGGTTTTAATGCAGAAAGTGTCTGCGAAATTGTTAAGGAATATGGCATTACCAATCTGGCCGGTGCACCGACTGCTTACCGCATGATGATGGCGGCCGATCCTGCTCAAATGGCAAAACTACGCGGTAAGTTACGTGTTGTCAGCAGTGCGGGAGAACCGTTAAATCCGGAAGTGATCCGCTGGTTTAAAGAGGTACTGGATGTGCCGATTTATGACCATTATGGCCAGACCGAAGTCGGGATGGTGGTGTGTAATCATCATGCCTTGGAACATCCGGTCCGTTCAGGTTCGGCAGGCTTTGCCAGCCCGGGTTACCGGATTGCCGTTGTCGATGAAAAGGAGCATGAATTAGCAGCTGACGTCCCGGGCATCCTGGCAGTGGATATCAGCCAGTCCCCAATGATGTGGTTCTCTGGCTATGAAGAAAGCCGTAAATCTCCATTTGTCGGACAGTATTACTTAACTGGGGATACCGCAGAAATTCATGCAGATGGCAGTATGAGCTTTGTTGGGCGTAGTGATGATGTCATTACAACGTCAGGTTATCGGGTCGGCCCGTTTGATGTGGAAAGTGCCTTGCTGGAACATGATGCCGTGATTGAAGCAGCAGTCATTGGCGTGCCTGATCCTGAGCGTACCGAAGTGATTAAAGCCTTTGTGATTCTGGCGAATAATTTTGCAGCTTCGGCCCATCTGGAAGAAGAGCTGGGTCAATTTGTGAAAAAGCGGTTATCTGCCCATGCCTATCCACGCCTGATTGAATTTGTGACTGAATTGCCGAAAACCCCAAGCGGTAAAATTCAACGCTTTTTACTGCGCAATCAGGAAATCAACAAGCAGCAATCCAAAACTGCATAA
- a CDS encoding enoyl-CoA hydratase, which yields MQWQTILLEQRNGVGLITLNRPQALNALNNQLIVEVNQALDQLEKDPAIGCIVITGSEKAFAAGADIKEMADLNFPQIYLDDFFSLADRIAQRRKPLIAAVSGYALGGGCELALMCDFIYCADNAKFGLPEVTLGVLPGIGGTQRLTLAIGKAKAMEMCLTARQMGAQEAEQSGLVARVFAKEELLEQTLQAAEKIAEKSLTAVMMIKESINRAFEVSLAEGLRFERRVFHSIFAGSDQKEGMQAFVEKRPAKFTHQ from the coding sequence ATGCAATGGCAAACGATTTTACTCGAACAGCGTAACGGGGTCGGCCTAATTACTTTAAACCGCCCACAAGCGTTAAATGCACTGAATAACCAGCTGATTGTTGAAGTCAATCAGGCACTGGATCAGCTGGAAAAAGATCCGGCAATTGGCTGTATTGTGATTACCGGTTCGGAAAAAGCCTTTGCCGCTGGTGCCGATATTAAAGAAATGGCAGATCTGAATTTTCCGCAAATTTATCTGGATGATTTTTTCAGTCTGGCCGATCGAATTGCGCAGCGTCGTAAACCTTTAATTGCCGCAGTGAGTGGTTATGCTTTGGGTGGTGGTTGCGAACTGGCTTTAATGTGCGACTTTATTTACTGCGCTGATAATGCAAAATTTGGTTTGCCCGAAGTTACCTTAGGCGTGTTGCCCGGCATTGGCGGGACCCAGCGTTTAACCTTGGCGATTGGTAAGGCCAAAGCCATGGAAATGTGCCTGACTGCACGGCAGATGGGGGCGCAGGAAGCGGAACAAAGTGGTTTGGTCGCTCGGGTTTTTGCCAAGGAAGAATTGCTGGAACAAACCCTGCAAGCTGCCGAGAAAATTGCTGAAAAGTCGCTTACTGCCGTGATGATGATTAAAGAATCAATTAATCGGGCCTTTGAAGTGAGCCTGGCTGAAGGCCTGCGCTTTGAACGCCGGGTTTTCCATTCGATTTTTGCCGGTTCCGATCAAAAAGAAGGCATGCAGGCCTTTGTAGAAAAACGCCCAGCCAAATTTACCCATCAATAA